GGATTCAAGCAAAGGCAACTCTTCACTTATTAGTGAAGCATCCAGAGAACATCCCACAAGGAAAACAAAAAAAGTCCCAATAAGAGATTGTTTCCAAAACGTTCCGAAGATCATGAGTATTTATTCGGTTGAGTTTCGGGATATCTTGAATGGGAGAGCATGCCTTCTCAAATCCATTGCGCAAAATTTTTTTGTCCGCCTATCTTTAAAGACTCTTAGAGATCGAAAGAGGGATATTCCTAATTTGAGATCCTCATTGAAAAACCACAGGGATAAAAAATTCTTATGCAAAAAGAGCCATCGAAAAAATCAAGAAAAACTCTTTCTCTTTTTTTCAATTTCTGCGACGCCTCTAGTTTTGTAATACGCTAAAAGGCCCGCCATATAGTTGTGCACATTTTTTGAGCAGTAAATTGTTTGGATTTGGTGAAGAGTGCTCGTTGACTCGTTGCCATTGAATCTGTAGTTTCAGTCCCCTCACGTCTGGAGATTCTGTTTAATGACCATGAACCCGTTGCCGCCACAGGCTTACACGAAAGATACTTTGCTCAAGGCCTACCAGTGGCTGATGGTGCAAAACTCTTCGATCAAAGAGATGGCAACAACTCCGGATATTCTTGTGAGCTTGTATCTGAAGGCCACTCGTGATGGCGATAGTGTTCTAGAAAGACCGAGCATTCAAAACTTCAAAAATGAGCTGAAAAGCTTGGCTGGAATTATGGGGGAATTGGACAATCGCCCTCAACAACAAGCGCCGATTGTTTCAGCTCCTGTGCATCACCACCATGTTGCTCCTGCGGCTGCGGTCGTCCACCAGGCCACTCCGGTTACGGCAGTGGTCGCTCCTCCGGTGACGGCACCGACACAGACTCAAGTGTCTTATACAGAAAAGACCGTGACAGCGACGACTCGCAACCCGGATGTTTCCGAGCTTTTGGATTCGTGCAGTCAGGGCATGATTCGCGAAGTCAAAGAAGAGTTCAACCTCAGTTCGGACCTGGAAGCTCTTCGTATGCTTATTAAAATCGGCTACAGTCGTTCCAAAGGCCTTCTGAAATAGCATTCCCTAGCGGTATCTGCCGGAAATCACTTAATTTAGCAAAAAAAGTAGTCTATACTCGCGGTCATGAAGAAAAAATACATCTGGCTTGTCCTTATTTCCGGCATCCTTGTCGCCCTTGATCAAGTTGTGAAAATTTACGTTCACACGCATTTCCACTTGGGCGAATCCGTGAGTGTGATTCCGAATTTCTTTAATCTTACTTATGTACGAAACTTCGGCGCGGCTTTCGGATTTTTGGCGGAAAGCCATCCTTCCTTCCGTGAGTTGTTTTTCCTTTCAATGCCGCCAATTGCGTTGGTGATTATTCTAGGAATTTTGCGTGGAGTGAAAGACACGGACACAAAACAGATCATCGCTCTTGCGAGTATCTTTGGTGGCGCGATTGGAAACTACATTGATCGTTTGCGCTTTCGCTATGTGATCGACTTTTTGGATTTCCACCTTTACAACCGTTGGAGCTGGCCAGCCTTCAACATCGCCGACATGGCGATTGTCGGCGGAGTGGGACTCTTGCTTCTTTTGATGTTCATCGAAAACAAAAAGAAAGAAAAAGCAGAAGGCGCCAAGTAGGCGCCTTTTTTATTTATTCGGAATGTTTTTGCGAAGTTTTCTTTGCAGGCTTTGGCGATGAAGGCCGAGCTTCTTCGCTGCTTGAGTGATGTTGCCGTCAGAGCTTTGCAGAATATAATCGATATATTCACGCTCCATGCGTGCTAAAGAAATTTCCTGATCGGGAACTTCTTCGCCCACGGTTTGATCCGTGAAGGCTTTTAGAATCATGTCGGGAGTTACTGGCTTTGAAATAAAATTGTGTGCGCCTAGTTGCATCGCCTTTACTGCTGAAGCGACGCTGCCAAAGCCACTCATCATCACGACTTTGATTTGCGGATTTTTGACTTTCAGTTCGCGTAAAAAATCCAAACTGTTTTCAGAGCCCACACGCAGATCTAAAAGAGCCCAGTCGAAACTTTGCAAAGCATTGAGTGTTGGCGTTTGTGCAAAGGCTGTGACTTGCAGACCGCGTTCTTGCAGTTCTTCGGTGAGAACTTCGCGCAATCCCTGGTCGTCTTCGACGAGTAAAAGTTTTTTTCCTTTGAAGTCCATCATAATTCCTCCACCGGCAGACAGATTTGCGCTGTTGCCCCTCGGCCTGAAGTATTATTGAAGATTTTAAATTCGCCACCCGCACCTTGCGCCATCATCGAAGCTGAGTAAAGTCCAAGGCCATTGCCGTCAGCTTTGCTTGTTACGAAAGGCTCCCCTAAGCGCGAAAGAATTTCTTTGGAAAGACCCTCTCCGCGATCTGTGACCTCTAAAACAATCCACGAGTCTTGTTTAAAAAGGCGCACGTAAATCGTAGAACCTTCTGGTGACGCTTCATAGGCATTATTGAGAAGATCAAAAAAAGTTTGTGAAAAAGCGAGAACCTGTAAACGGCAGGGTAAGGTTTCCGTCGTAAAATGTTTTTCAACGGACACTGGTTCGTTTTCTTTTTCCCATACTTTTAAAAGATCTGCGGTGAGAAGCTCTACTTGGACTTTTTGCAGTTCTGATTGGGACGAGCGCGAGAACACCGAAGCCATGTGCTGAAACACACGTACACATTCGTCTAAAGAACTTTGCGCTTTTTCAAATTCTTCTTTGGCAGGTGAATCTTCATTCGTGAGTTTTCTAAGACCGCGCTCCATGCGAAGTTTTAAGGAGTTCATGGGTGTCGCCAACTGATGGGAAAACCCCGCCGTCAACGCACCTAAGGCTTTCAAACGATCAGCTTGGTGTTGGCGATCTTGTAAAAGACGGATGCGCTGTTCGTTTTTATGGAGAAGTCCTGAGAAGTAGTGACTCACAAACCAGGAGGCTGTGACCAAAACCCATTGCGAAAGAAAACTTAATAACATTTCGGAAGTGTCAGCTCCTACCGTGACTTTGGCGTCGAGATAAGTTTCAAATTGCAAAAGACCTAAGAGAGCTAAAACAGTCAGACCAAAAAGATACGAAGATTTTTGTTTTAAAAGCATCCCGCCTAAAAAAGCGTGAATGCATAAAATGCTGATAAAAGGATTGTTCGCCGATCCACTCACAAAAAGCAAACCGACGGCAGCCAGTAGATCCACCCACAGATTCACGAGAACGTGTTTTTGTCTTGCCGATTCCTCACGAGGCCAAATCCCTTGAGCTAACACATTGAAAGTGGCAAGCAGCGCAAGAACAGCGATGAAGTACGGCACATCACGTGTTTGCAAAAAGCCCCATTTTAGAAGCGGCAAAGTTCCTAGAATCAAACAGGCAATGGCAATCCAACGAAAACGAATTAATCCTGGCATGCGCTCTTCATAGCTCGGAGAGCCTTTTGCCGCAACAAGTCTCTCTCTTATGCAACCATTCGTTGCATTTTTTAAATGCAAATTACTTGCAATTAAAAAATGGGGCTGATAGAAGCGAACTATTGGAGGAGTGTTCACGAATGAAAACGATGAAGGTTCTAGTATCTCTGTTAATTCTGGCAGGAGCTTATCAGGCTCACGCACAAAATATTCTGCAAAACATCCAGACGTCAGCGGCTATCGATATCACCGCCCCTTTTGATTTTGAGCACTCAGAAGAAAACAAGCTCGATATTCGTTCAGCGGAGTTGTTGTTCTTTGGTCCTCTTGATCCGACGTTTGATGCCACTTTAAATTTCGCGGCTCACAATGAAGACGGTGAATTCAAAGCGGAAGTTCACGAAGCTTATTTAAGTTCCAGCAAATTGATTCCGTCGTCTCGTTTTAAAATCGGAAAATTCTTTTTAGGCGTCGGCCGTTTGAATCAGTTTCATCAACATGATTGGGCTTTTATTTCTGCCCCGCGTGTTCAAGCAGAGTTTTTAGGTGACGAAGGTGTTGCCGATTCCGGAGCTGAATTTTCAACGCTGCTTCCGATGGACTCTTATTGGGATATTACAGTGGGTGTGACGAATGGTTACTCTTTTGGTGAACACTCAGAAACTCCGGCAGAAAAACCGCGCGTGCCGACTCATTATATTCATCCTGTAAACTTTATTGATTTCGGCGACAGCGGCGCGCTTCAATGGGGCGCAAATTATTTAGGAAGAACTGATGCGCACGGAGTGCAAACTCAACTTTATGGTTTAGATTTCGTCTTTAAAAAAATGGAAGGCAAGATTCTCAATTTTCTTTTGCAATCTGAAATCTGGTATCGCAATCAGAGCGCCTCAGGCCTGGCGACTTCAGAGGACCTTGGAGCTTATGTTTATCCACAGTTCTCTTTAACAGAGCAGCTCTTTGCAGGTCTTCGCATTGATTTATTCACGGAACTTGCTAGAAAATCGGAAGCGGATGGATCTAAACAGGACAATTTCAACTATGGTTTGGTTCCGACACTGACTTACAAACACAGTGAGTTCACTTTGTTCCGCGTGGCTTATGGCTATGATGTGCAAACGTATCAAGGCGAATCCGATACTGTTCATCAGAAAATTGAATTGCAACTTGTTTCTATCCTGGGCGCGCATCCTGCGCACTCTTTCTAGAGGTGATGTATGAGTAAATTTATTTTTTCAGTGCTTTTTTTAGTTTCTGTTTCCGCTTTCGCAAAAATCAAGGTTGTGGCAACACAACCGGATATCGCTGAGGTAGTTCAAGCCATTGGTGGCGATCAAGTGGAAGTTCAAACTCTTTTGAAAGGATCGGAAGATCCTCACTATGCGGAAGCTCGCCCTGATTTTATTTTAAAAGTGAATCGCGCTGACGTGGTTTGCTCCGTGGGCCTTGATTTGGAAATCGGTTGGTTGCCAAAAGTTTTAAGCAAATCGGGAAATGAAAAAGTTCAAGAAGGCGGACCTGGATTCTGCGCTCTTGGAAAAAGTGTGAAGGCTTTAGAGGTTCCAACAGGTGTGATTGATCGCTCTTTGGGTGATGTGCACCCTCATGGAAATCCTCACTTCGTTTTATCTCCAGAAAAATTGGCTGAAGGTGGCGCAGAAGTGGTGCGCGTGTTGTCGCAAGTACTCCCTGCTAAAAGCTCTGAGTTTGAGAAAAATTATGATGCATTCAAAAAGAAGATGACAGAACTTCACGCTCGTTTGGCTAAGACGGTCAAGAAAGTCAAAGTGATGGAGTACCATAAAGAATTCACTTACTTCTTTAATGCTTACGGTTTGGAGTCCCTCGGTTCTTTAGAGGAAAAGCCGGGAATGCCGCCATCAGCGGCGCGCATTGCTCAAGTGGCTAAGATGGCAAAGGACAACAAAGTTGCGGTGCTGTTCGCAACCCCGTCAGCTCCCCATAAAACTTTGGAACGCTTTCATGAGCTTTCGGGAGTTCCCGTGGTAACTGTTCCTTCTTACGTTCAGAGCAGTGGCAGCACAGATGCAAAGAACATTGAAGCTTTGCAAAACTTGTTAGTAAAATCCATTCCATGAGTCAGATTCTTGAAGTTCAAAACTTAAGAGCCAAAAGCCGTGAAGGAAAATATCTTTCTCCTGCGGTGAGTTTTGAACTTCTTGCCGGAGAAGTGCTTTTCTTGCGCGGTGAAAATGGCGCGGGAAAAAGCACTTTGCTGAAAACTCTTTTGGGCCTTCACAAATATTACGAAGGCCAATTTCATTTTCTTATTCCTGATTCGGATATTCAATATTTGCCTCAACTTGGAAACCTGCATTTTCATTTGCCGCTGACTTTAAAAGACATGCTGTCTTCTTCTGAAGACATTCCTGCCTCTTTGATTAAAGGCATTGATCTGGATAAAAAATGGAATACGGCGAGCGGCGGAGAACGTCAGAAGATTTTGCTGGCGGCTACACTTGGTAAGAAACCACGTTTGCTTGTACTGGATGAGCCTTTTAATCACGTTGATAAAGAATCCATCCAAGTTTTGGAAGAAGCTTTAGCTCAATTTTTAAAAGAGCACCCGGAAAGTTCTTTAGTTTTAGTTTCTCATCGCGCCTTTATCCAAGATTGGGCCAAAGTTCGTTTTCTGGAGATCCGATGATGAGTTCATTCTTGGAGCTTTTACAGATTTATCGTTGGTCTTTACCTGCAAGTGTTTTGATGGCGAGTGTCCTTGCGATGATTGGTTCGCAATGGACGGCTCGTGAAAAAAGCGCGCAGATTTTTGTTTTGGGCCAAGGTTCTTCTTTGGGAATTGTTTTGGGCCTGGCGATCAATATTTGGCTTGGCACTGATTATCATGGTCTGAATCTTTTGATTGGTCTTTCTTTGGGATGGCTGACACTTTTGTTGTCGGATCTTTTGATTGAAACCAGAGCCGACCGCAATCATATTTATCTGACACTTTTTGTTTTCTTCTTATCACTCACCTATCTTTTGACCTCTTTAACTCCGGCGCTG
This region of Bdellovibrio sp. BCCA genomic DNA includes:
- the lspA gene encoding signal peptidase II; this translates as MKKKYIWLVLISGILVALDQVVKIYVHTHFHLGESVSVIPNFFNLTYVRNFGAAFGFLAESHPSFRELFFLSMPPIALVIILGILRGVKDTDTKQIIALASIFGGAIGNYIDRLRFRYVIDFLDFHLYNRWSWPAFNIADMAIVGGVGLLLLLMFIENKKKEKAEGAK
- a CDS encoding sensor histidine kinase: MPGLIRFRWIAIACLILGTLPLLKWGFLQTRDVPYFIAVLALLATFNVLAQGIWPREESARQKHVLVNLWVDLLAAVGLLFVSGSANNPFISILCIHAFLGGMLLKQKSSYLFGLTVLALLGLLQFETYLDAKVTVGADTSEMLLSFLSQWVLVTASWFVSHYFSGLLHKNEQRIRLLQDRQHQADRLKALGALTAGFSHQLATPMNSLKLRMERGLRKLTNEDSPAKEEFEKAQSSLDECVRVFQHMASVFSRSSQSELQKVQVELLTADLLKVWEKENEPVSVEKHFTTETLPCRLQVLAFSQTFFDLLNNAYEASPEGSTIYVRLFKQDSWIVLEVTDRGEGLSKEILSRLGEPFVTSKADGNGLGLYSASMMAQGAGGEFKIFNNTSGRGATAQICLPVEEL
- a CDS encoding metal ABC transporter substrate-binding protein — protein: MSKFIFSVLFLVSVSAFAKIKVVATQPDIAEVVQAIGGDQVEVQTLLKGSEDPHYAEARPDFILKVNRADVVCSVGLDLEIGWLPKVLSKSGNEKVQEGGPGFCALGKSVKALEVPTGVIDRSLGDVHPHGNPHFVLSPEKLAEGGAEVVRVLSQVLPAKSSEFEKNYDAFKKKMTELHARLAKTVKKVKVMEYHKEFTYFFNAYGLESLGSLEEKPGMPPSAARIAQVAKMAKDNKVAVLFATPSAPHKTLERFHELSGVPVVTVPSYVQSSGSTDAKNIEALQNLLVKSIP
- a CDS encoding response regulator transcription factor, which codes for MMDFKGKKLLLVEDDQGLREVLTEELQERGLQVTAFAQTPTLNALQSFDWALLDLRVGSENSLDFLRELKVKNPQIKVVMMSGFGSVASAVKAMQLGAHNFISKPVTPDMILKAFTDQTVGEEVPDQEISLARMEREYIDYILQSSDGNITQAAKKLGLHRQSLQRKLRKNIPNK
- a CDS encoding ATP-binding cassette domain-containing protein translates to MSQILEVQNLRAKSREGKYLSPAVSFELLAGEVLFLRGENGAGKSTLLKTLLGLHKYYEGQFHFLIPDSDIQYLPQLGNLHFHLPLTLKDMLSSSEDIPASLIKGIDLDKKWNTASGGERQKILLAATLGKKPRLLVLDEPFNHVDKESIQVLEEALAQFLKEHPESSLVLVSHRAFIQDWAKVRFLEIR